A genomic segment from uncultured Marinifilum sp. encodes:
- the galK gene encoding galactokinase, with translation MNCDLQSKFNELYQAKPKFLAYSPGRVDLMGSHTDYNHGYVVTMPINLEIECAYTANASGLIQLYSCDFDTSISIDTATGEMTKGDDWGKYVSAVAKVLIDEGHKLKSFTGAFCSTIPVGSGLSSSAALEATMMAILAQVSGFEIDKKTMALLSQRAENVYVGVNCGILDQYSVIFGERHKAIKLDCRELSHTQVAWPKDLMVAICNTNKPRTLHGSEYDDRRAQCEEAVSEFAKIDSKITHLRDVSIEFFHKHKDKLSEGAAKRAQFIIEENDRTHELEEALTNADYPLLKDVFNRSFEGARDLFEIANDAMEQMYKAMSTAPGVVASRQAGAGFGGCMVSLIYKDKLEEFKKGVFDTYKELTGIECEIYGVRTANGTRVESTNNVEVENIKEL, from the coding sequence ATGAATTGTGATTTACAAAGTAAGTTTAATGAACTTTATCAGGCAAAACCTAAATTTTTAGCCTATTCCCCAGGCCGTGTTGATTTAATGGGTAGCCATACCGATTATAATCACGGTTATGTAGTAACCATGCCTATTAATCTTGAAATAGAATGTGCTTATACTGCCAATGCATCAGGTCTTATTCAATTGTATTCATGCGATTTTGATACAAGTATCAGTATCGATACTGCAACAGGTGAAATGACTAAAGGTGATGATTGGGGAAAATATGTAAGTGCAGTAGCAAAAGTTCTGATTGATGAAGGACATAAGCTAAAATCTTTTACAGGAGCATTTTGTAGTACGATACCTGTAGGTTCGGGTTTATCGAGTTCGGCCGCTTTAGAGGCAACAATGATGGCAATTTTGGCGCAGGTTTCAGGTTTCGAAATTGATAAGAAAACAATGGCTTTGTTGAGTCAACGTGCCGAGAATGTTTATGTAGGTGTTAATTGTGGAATTTTAGATCAGTATTCGGTAATTTTTGGGGAGAGACATAAAGCTATAAAATTAGATTGTCGTGAGTTATCCCACACTCAGGTTGCTTGGCCAAAAGATTTAATGGTAGCTATTTGTAATACCAATAAACCACGTACTTTACATGGTTCTGAATACGACGATAGAAGAGCGCAATGCGAAGAAGCTGTGAGTGAATTTGCTAAAATTGACAGTAAAATTACTCACTTACGCGATGTAAGTATTGAGTTTTTTCACAAGCATAAAGATAAACTATCAGAAGGAGCAGCTAAACGTGCTCAGTTTATTATTGAAGAAAATGATCGTACTCACGAATTGGAAGAAGCTCTTACAAATGCAGATTACCCATTATTGAAAGATGTTTTTAATCGTTCTTTCGAAGGAGCCAGAGATTTATTTGAAATTGCAAATGATGCTATGGAGCAGATGTATAAAGCAATGTCAACAGCTCCTGGTGTAGTTGCTTCGCGACAGGCAGGTGCAGGCTTTGGAGGTTGTATGGTATCGCTTATCTACAAAGATAAATTAGAGGAGTTTAAAAAAGGTGTATTCGATACTTACAAGGAATTAACCGGAATTGAATGTGAAATTTATGGCGTGCGCACAGCAAATGGAACGCGTGTAGAAAGCACTAATAATGTCGAAGTTGAAAATATTAAGGAACTGTAG
- a CDS encoding MFS transporter: MSNSQKISIKEKLGYALGDGAANIAWRGVATFLFIFYTDVFGLAPAAVGVLMLVARSSDGISDVLMGIAGDRTNTKYGKFRPWVLFTAIPLAVILSLLFTAPNFSDTGKIIYAYTTYILFTLIYTANNIPYGALMAVMTDDDKERTSIGSFRMVGAFAGGMLVQGALLLLVAWYGNINPTINVKELTFDKFELTVSAAKNVENVNISTKDGIANFIWADSTNKTNLPTQGKSFSIEANKKYTFIVKGEENLDKSKIKVIDQKRGYSNSIYLMSVFLAIFMIITFLSTKERVQPPKEQKNNLLKDLKDLLRNKPWLVLLTIGLLFSIYNSIKQGIVVIYFSHYLHNQLLAASFMVALMFASIAGAMLTSPLSKTFGKKKLFTYALIFSGVTNATIIFCGPNDYTVIFILGILSEFAAAIFPTLFFAMLGDAADYSEYKNGRRATGLIYSAGSFATKFGGGIAGAIIGFILAAFHYNGQDHLAIQGAIPGIKMLMSWVPAIIAILGAIFMTIYPLNQDKMDMITKELQSRRIKNNE, translated from the coding sequence ATGTCGAATTCACAAAAAATATCAATAAAAGAAAAATTAGGTTATGCTCTTGGCGATGGCGCAGCTAATATTGCATGGAGAGGAGTAGCTACATTTCTTTTTATTTTTTACACCGATGTTTTTGGCCTAGCGCCTGCTGCCGTTGGTGTACTAATGCTTGTAGCACGATCATCCGATGGTATTAGTGATGTTTTAATGGGTATTGCCGGCGATAGAACCAACACCAAATATGGTAAATTCAGACCCTGGGTTTTATTCACGGCCATTCCGCTAGCAGTAATTTTATCGCTGCTATTTACTGCTCCTAATTTTTCTGATACCGGAAAAATTATTTATGCATACACTACCTATATCTTATTCACCTTAATTTATACGGCCAACAATATTCCTTACGGAGCCTTAATGGCAGTAATGACTGACGACGATAAAGAAAGAACAAGCATAGGATCATTTAGAATGGTTGGCGCTTTTGCTGGAGGCATGTTAGTACAGGGAGCATTACTCCTTTTAGTAGCTTGGTACGGAAATATTAATCCTACAATAAACGTTAAAGAGCTAACATTCGACAAATTCGAGCTTACAGTATCTGCGGCTAAAAATGTAGAGAATGTAAACATTTCAACCAAAGATGGAATCGCAAATTTTATTTGGGCAGATAGCACAAATAAAACAAACTTACCTACTCAAGGCAAAAGTTTTAGTATAGAGGCGAACAAAAAATACACTTTCATAGTTAAGGGAGAAGAGAATCTAGACAAATCTAAAATTAAAGTTATTGATCAAAAAAGAGGATACAGTAACTCCATTTATTTAATGTCTGTGTTTCTTGCTATTTTCATGATTATTACTTTTTTGAGCACAAAAGAGCGTGTACAACCTCCTAAAGAACAAAAAAACAATCTTCTAAAAGATCTTAAAGATTTACTTCGAAATAAGCCCTGGCTAGTTCTGCTAACTATTGGATTACTATTTAGCATATACAATTCAATAAAACAGGGTATTGTTGTAATTTACTTCTCTCACTATCTGCACAACCAACTATTGGCAGCTTCTTTTATGGTAGCACTTATGTTTGCATCCATTGCAGGAGCAATGCTAACTTCCCCATTAAGTAAAACATTTGGTAAAAAGAAACTGTTTACCTACGCTCTTATTTTTTCGGGAGTAACAAATGCAACTATCATTTTTTGCGGACCAAATGATTATACGGTAATTTTTATTTTAGGAATATTATCAGAGTTTGCTGCAGCAATATTTCCTACTCTATTCTTTGCTATGCTTGGTGATGCTGCCGATTATTCTGAATACAAAAATGGACGAAGAGCTACAGGATTAATCTATTCTGCCGGATCTTTTGCCACCAAATTTGGAGGTGGTATTGCTGGTGCAATCATAGGATTTATATTAGCAGCCTTCCACTATAACGGACAAGATCATCTGGCAATACAAGGTGCAATTCCTGGCATTAAAATGCTCATGAGTTGGGTACCGGCAATCATAGCAATTCTAGGCGCAATTTTTATGACTATTTATCCTTTAAACCAAGATAAAATGGATATGATCACTAAAGAATTACAAAGTCGCAGAATAAAAAATAACGAATAA
- a CDS encoding glycoside hydrolase family 9 protein, translating into MKIKYYNIPLLFFVVSLTATICSCKTNIKPTPANEQLILINQVGYECNAPKKAMVRTNTNLFQIKNSEGKTILEKAAESKQFCSLSGDTIQSIDFSELTDNGTYYIVINDSIISNKIIITKRPYAKLAKASLKSFYFNRSGVEIDSIHGGKWARPAGHPDTLVYYHASAADKNHPENSSISSPKGWYDAGDYNKYIVNSSISTYTLLLAYNSFPDYFSKLNENVPESENKIPDILDEALYNLRWMMSMQDPIDGGVYHKLTTKNFEGFVMPHEATNKRYLVQKSTAASLDFAATMAYAARLFQNYSNDLPGLADSCLIQSEKAWEWAVKNPNSLYIQSSDIKTGAYDDTNLTDEWFWAACELYLATEKSKYETKLAQTKTTSNTPAWQEVSTLGILSLLTSNKKDEFEALNTDFIKYTDELIKSENKSPYRTAIKNYVWGSNSIFANQGMLKLIAYQITKNFKYLNSARESLDYLLGRNATAYCFVTGFGSLSPLNIHHRPSAADSVNQPVPGFLVGGPNLIVRTDCGPDIIRSDYPSKSYIDKECSYSTNEIAINWNAPLVFLTCGIDKCYEK; encoded by the coding sequence ATGAAAATCAAATATTATAACATACCACTTTTGTTTTTTGTTGTTTCGTTAACAGCAACGATTTGTTCTTGTAAAACAAACATAAAACCAACTCCTGCAAACGAACAACTTATTCTTATCAATCAAGTTGGATATGAATGTAATGCCCCTAAAAAAGCAATGGTTAGAACCAATACAAATCTGTTTCAGATTAAAAACAGCGAGGGTAAAACAATACTCGAAAAAGCTGCCGAATCGAAACAATTTTGCTCATTATCAGGCGATACAATCCAATCTATCGATTTTTCAGAATTAACAGATAATGGAACCTATTATATTGTAATAAATGATAGCATCATCTCTAATAAGATAATCATCACAAAAAGACCTTATGCGAAACTTGCAAAAGCTTCGCTTAAGTCTTTTTATTTTAATCGATCGGGAGTAGAAATCGACAGCATACATGGAGGCAAATGGGCACGTCCGGCTGGTCATCCCGATACTCTTGTTTATTATCATGCCTCGGCTGCCGACAAAAATCATCCTGAAAATAGCAGTATTTCATCTCCAAAAGGATGGTACGATGCAGGTGATTACAACAAGTATATTGTAAATAGCAGCATTTCCACTTATACCTTACTATTGGCTTACAATTCATTTCCAGATTATTTTTCAAAACTTAATGAAAACGTTCCCGAATCGGAAAATAAAATTCCAGATATACTAGACGAAGCTCTGTACAATTTAAGATGGATGATGAGCATGCAAGATCCTATTGATGGAGGTGTTTACCATAAACTAACTACCAAAAATTTTGAAGGTTTTGTAATGCCTCACGAGGCAACCAATAAAAGATACTTAGTGCAAAAAAGCACAGCAGCAAGTCTCGATTTTGCAGCAACAATGGCTTATGCTGCTCGTTTATTTCAAAATTACTCAAACGATTTACCTGGCTTGGCCGATTCTTGCTTAATTCAATCGGAAAAAGCCTGGGAATGGGCTGTGAAAAACCCCAATAGCCTTTACATACAAAGCTCTGATATTAAAACTGGAGCTTACGACGACACAAATTTAACCGACGAATGGTTTTGGGCTGCATGCGAATTATATCTGGCAACAGAAAAATCAAAGTATGAAACTAAACTAGCACAAACAAAAACCACAAGTAATACTCCTGCTTGGCAAGAAGTAAGTACTCTTGGTATTTTATCGCTTCTTACCTCCAATAAAAAAGACGAATTTGAAGCTCTAAACACAGATTTTATAAAATATACCGACGAATTAATAAAATCTGAAAATAAAAGTCCCTATCGTACTGCTATTAAAAATTACGTTTGGGGAAGCAACTCTATATTTGCCAATCAAGGCATGTTAAAACTTATTGCATACCAAATTACTAAGAATTTCAAATACCTGAACTCAGCAAGAGAAAGTTTAGACTATTTGCTTGGCCGAAATGCAACTGCTTATTGCTTTGTAACAGGTTTTGGAAGCTTAAGCCCTCTTAATATTCACCACCGACCATCTGCTGCCGACTCTGTTAATCAACCAGTTCCAGGCTTCTTAGTTGGTGGGCCAAATTTAATTGTTCGAACCGATTGCGGACCTGATATAATCAGATCTGACTACCCTTCTAAATCTTATATTGATAAAGAATGTAGTTATTCCACTAACGAAATTGCAATTAACTGGAATGCTCCTCTTGTTTTTTTAACCTGCGGAATTGATAAATGCTATGAAAAATAA
- a CDS encoding NUDIX domain-containing protein yields MTTKRILNQYISVDCVIFGYNDKELQVLLVDRTLTNSKTGEIEFTDLTLTGNHLFEDETIDEAAYRVLFDLTGLKNVFLNQFKAFAHPDRLKKENDRKWLLHDGRDPNKRIVSIGFFSLLSAQNVTLEWKGRNVKWVPLSEIGELAFDHNQILNEALVALRNKIKHEPIGFELLPEKFSLTEMQHVYEVILGTKLDKRNFRKKIARMKYLIPTDEKQKGVAHKPARLYVFSRDAYEKTKKELFDFTV; encoded by the coding sequence ATGACAACAAAAAGAATATTAAATCAATACATTTCAGTCGATTGTGTCATTTTTGGATATAATGACAAAGAGCTACAAGTTCTTCTTGTGGATAGAACACTTACTAATTCCAAAACAGGAGAAATTGAATTTACTGATTTAACATTAACAGGTAATCATTTGTTCGAAGACGAAACAATCGACGAAGCAGCATACCGAGTATTATTCGATTTAACCGGATTAAAAAATGTTTTTCTTAATCAATTTAAAGCATTCGCACATCCCGATCGATTAAAAAAAGAAAACGATAGAAAATGGTTATTACACGATGGTCGAGATCCTAATAAGAGAATTGTATCAATTGGATTTTTCTCTCTTTTGTCAGCCCAGAATGTAACATTGGAATGGAAAGGAAGAAATGTTAAATGGGTTCCTTTATCTGAAATTGGCGAATTAGCCTTCGATCACAACCAAATATTAAACGAAGCATTAGTTGCACTTCGCAATAAAATAAAACACGAACCTATTGGTTTTGAGCTTTTACCCGAAAAATTTAGCTTAACCGAAATGCAACATGTTTACGAAGTAATATTAGGTACTAAACTCGATAAAAGAAATTTTAGAAAAAAAATTGCTCGTATGAAATATCTTATTCCAACCGATGAAAAACAAAAAGGAGTGGCTCATAAACCAGCCCGACTTTATGTTTTTAGCAGAGATGCCTACGAGAAAACAAAAAAGGAATTATTTGATTTTACAGTCTAA
- a CDS encoding glycosyl transferase: MKYGFFDDTNREYVITSPKTPFPWINYLGNKDFFGLISNTAGGYTFYKDAKFRRLTRYRYNNVPIDMGGRYYYIKDEECTWNPGFKPTQTQLDKYECRHGLSYTRFLSSKNGLSSNLLCFIPLDYMGEVHLLKLKNETDKAKKVKLFSYAEWCLWNAEDDMTNFQRNLSTGEVEVEASALYHKTEYKERRNHYAFFSVNSDIDGFDTDRETFIGMHNGFDKPQAVENGEAGNSIAHGWSPVASHYIEVELKPGEEKDFVFILGYVENMENEKWESKGVINKTKANKMIAKFDTTEKVNNAFADLETYWSQLLNKFQLNSKENELNRMVNIWNQYQCMVTFNMSRSASFFESGIGRGMGFRDSNQDLIGFVHQIPELARERILDIAATQFEDGGCYHQYQPLTKMGNHALGGDFNDDPLWLILSVTTYIKETGDFSILEEQVPFDNDVSKAKSLFEHLHVSFYHVVNNLGPNNLPLIGRADWNDCLNLNCFSSNPNESFQTTGNKKGRTAESLMIAGLFVVYGKEYVSLCNKIGKEKDASEAQNHVNNMIEAVKKNGWDGDWYLRAYDYFGNKVGSKENEEGKIFIESQGWCSMAEIGSEDNMPKKALDSVKEMLDTPYGIVLNNPAFTEYKIEYGEISTYPAGYKENAGIFCHNNPWIIIGETLLGRGNRAWEYFRKICPAYLEEISELHKVEPYVYCQMVAGKDAFKPGEGKNSWLTGTASWNFYAITQYILGIQPDYDGLRIDPCIPNEWKEYTITRQFRRASYIIQISNPKGINKGVKSMEVDGKIIDGNIIPLFNTGTHQVKIILD, translated from the coding sequence ATGAAGTACGGTTTCTTTGATGACACCAATAGAGAGTATGTGATAACATCACCAAAAACACCTTTTCCATGGATTAACTATCTGGGAAACAAAGACTTTTTTGGATTGATATCAAATACAGCGGGAGGATACACTTTTTATAAAGATGCGAAATTTAGACGATTAACCAGATATCGCTACAATAATGTACCGATTGATATGGGCGGACGCTACTATTATATAAAAGATGAAGAGTGCACATGGAATCCCGGATTTAAGCCAACACAAACCCAGTTAGACAAATACGAATGCCGTCATGGACTTAGTTATACTCGTTTCTTAAGTAGTAAAAATGGACTTTCATCCAATCTACTTTGCTTTATTCCTCTCGATTATATGGGAGAGGTACACCTGCTAAAACTAAAAAACGAAACCGATAAAGCCAAAAAAGTAAAACTTTTCTCTTATGCAGAATGGTGCCTTTGGAATGCTGAAGATGACATGACCAATTTCCAGAGAAATCTTTCTACTGGAGAAGTAGAAGTGGAAGCTTCTGCCCTTTATCACAAAACAGAATACAAAGAGAGAAGAAATCATTATGCCTTTTTCTCAGTAAATTCAGACATCGACGGTTTTGATACCGATCGTGAAACTTTTATTGGCATGCACAATGGTTTTGATAAACCTCAGGCTGTTGAAAATGGCGAAGCTGGAAACAGTATTGCTCATGGATGGTCACCTGTTGCATCGCATTACATCGAAGTTGAACTAAAACCAGGAGAAGAAAAAGACTTTGTTTTCATTCTTGGATATGTAGAAAACATGGAGAATGAAAAATGGGAATCTAAAGGCGTAATCAACAAAACCAAGGCCAATAAAATGATTGCGAAATTTGATACTACCGAAAAAGTAAATAATGCTTTCGCCGATTTAGAAACTTACTGGTCTCAACTGTTAAATAAATTTCAACTAAACAGTAAGGAAAACGAATTAAACAGAATGGTAAACATCTGGAATCAATACCAATGTATGGTTACCTTTAATATGTCGCGAAGTGCAAGCTTTTTCGAAAGTGGTATTGGCCGTGGCATGGGATTCCGCGATTCTAATCAGGATTTAATTGGTTTTGTACATCAAATACCAGAATTAGCTCGCGAGCGAATTCTAGATATTGCTGCAACACAATTCGAAGATGGTGGATGTTATCACCAATATCAACCATTAACAAAAATGGGAAATCATGCCTTAGGTGGTGATTTTAACGACGATCCTCTTTGGTTAATTCTTTCTGTAACTACTTACATTAAAGAAACAGGCGATTTTTCAATTCTTGAAGAACAAGTTCCTTTCGATAACGATGTTAGCAAAGCAAAAAGCTTATTCGAACACTTACATGTTTCATTCTACCATGTAGTTAATAATTTAGGCCCTAATAACCTGCCTTTAATTGGTCGTGCCGACTGGAACGATTGTTTAAACCTAAACTGTTTTTCAAGTAATCCTAATGAGTCCTTCCAAACCACAGGAAACAAAAAAGGAAGAACTGCCGAATCGTTAATGATTGCAGGACTTTTCGTAGTTTATGGTAAAGAATATGTTAGCCTATGCAACAAAATCGGTAAAGAAAAAGATGCCAGCGAAGCTCAAAATCATGTGAACAACATGATCGAAGCAGTTAAGAAAAATGGCTGGGATGGAGATTGGTACCTAAGAGCTTACGATTATTTTGGCAACAAAGTGGGTTCTAAAGAAAACGAAGAGGGCAAAATATTTATCGAATCGCAAGGCTGGTGTAGTATGGCCGAAATTGGATCTGAAGATAATATGCCCAAAAAAGCACTAGATAGTGTAAAAGAAATGCTCGATACTCCTTATGGTATTGTACTAAACAATCCTGCATTTACCGAATATAAAATTGAATATGGCGAAATATCCACTTACCCTGCCGGATACAAAGAAAATGCAGGTATTTTTTGTCACAACAACCCATGGATAATTATTGGCGAAACCTTATTAGGAAGAGGTAATAGGGCCTGGGAATATTTCCGCAAAATATGCCCTGCTTATCTCGAAGAAATAAGCGAACTACACAAAGTCGAACCTTATGTGTACTGCCAAATGGTAGCCGGAAAAGATGCTTTTAAACCGGGCGAAGGAAAAAACAGCTGGTTAACAGGAACCGCATCTTGGAATTTCTACGCAATCACTCAATATATTTTAGGCATTCAGCCCGATTACGATGGATTAAGAATTGATCCTTGCATTCCAAACGAATGGAAAGAATACACCATTACGCGCCAATTCCGAAGAGCAAGCTACATTATTCAAATATCTAACCCTAAAGGAATTAACAAGGGCGTAAAATCGATGGAAGTAGATGGAAAAATAATCGATGGCAATATTATTCCATTATTTAATACAGGTACTCATCAAGTAAAAATCATATTAGATTAA
- a CDS encoding AraC family transcriptional regulator, with translation MIPNVEKIKLNKGHSFHVGTYSAKYFERSWHYHNEFELLLITKGYGTRVVGDNSSRFAVGDLVLISSNLPHAWFSDPIFFEPDNDEHCESVYIQFDRSIFGTRFSSLPEMQSIQNLLNTAKYGLRFSPNNSNVEIISLICDFPNYQGIDRLVYLIKVLDLFQKGHYEPIVSKDYFDSLFVTKSNRIKKVHEYVMNNYMADVSVQEAAKLAEMNVSSFCRFFKKVTHKTFSQFVKETRIDFAQQLLINTNLSSNQIGFECGFSSVAYFNQCFKSISGISPLEYRANFKKV, from the coding sequence ATGATACCAAATGTTGAAAAAATAAAACTTAACAAAGGACATTCGTTTCATGTAGGAACTTACTCTGCAAAATATTTTGAACGTTCGTGGCATTATCATAACGAATTTGAGCTATTATTAATAACCAAAGGCTATGGAACTCGTGTTGTAGGAGATAACTCGAGTAGGTTTGCTGTTGGCGATTTAGTGCTCATAAGTAGCAATTTACCTCATGCTTGGTTTTCCGATCCTATATTTTTTGAACCCGATAATGATGAACATTGCGAATCGGTTTATATACAATTCGATCGTTCTATATTTGGCACCCGCTTTTCTAGCTTACCAGAAATGCAATCCATACAAAACCTCTTAAATACAGCTAAATATGGATTAAGATTTTCTCCTAATAATTCAAATGTTGAAATCATAAGTCTAATTTGCGACTTTCCTAATTATCAAGGCATTGATCGTTTAGTATATCTTATTAAAGTGCTTGATTTATTTCAAAAAGGACATTACGAGCCCATAGTATCAAAAGACTATTTTGACAGCCTTTTTGTTACCAAATCGAACAGAATAAAGAAAGTTCACGAATATGTAATGAATAATTATATGGCAGATGTAAGCGTACAAGAGGCCGCTAAATTGGCAGAAATGAATGTAAGTTCCTTCTGTCGATTTTTTAAAAAAGTTACCCACAAAACTTTTTCTCAGTTCGTAAAAGAAACTCGTATTGACTTTGCCCAGCAACTCTTAATCAATACAAATTTAAGCTCTAATCAAATTGGTTTCGAATGCGGTTTTAGTTCTGTAGCCTATTTTAATCAATGTTTTAAAAGTATAAGTGGAATATCTCCCTTGGAATATCGTGCGAATTTTAAGAAAGTTTAG